One window from the genome of bacterium encodes:
- a CDS encoding sugar phosphate isomerase/epimerase: protein MRFGCCANLDDIQAVQDAGYDYIELPAALVKAESPDSEFEETLALVRSYEIVPEVWNSLLLEDMKVTGPEVDTYRIERYMRTAFHRIEELGGEIVVFNSPDARNIPEGFSDDEARQQIIEFVTLAGRISGTHGITVAIQPISSAECNMVNTLADALQIVHDAHHPFVKLTADLYQMNQENEGLDQIIRARAEIVHVHTSDYSQPDFLEVLKEIGYNERISVNCRESGSGSEALHHLRRLYSEIFY, encoded by the coding sequence ATGAGATTCGGATGCTGTGCGAACCTGGATGATATCCAGGCCGTTCAGGATGCTGGTTATGATTACATTGAGCTGCCTGCTGCTCTGGTCAAGGCGGAGTCGCCCGACTCCGAGTTTGAGGAGACGCTCGCTCTCGTCCGGTCGTATGAAATAGTCCCCGAAGTCTGGAACTCGCTTCTTCTTGAAGATATGAAAGTAACCGGCCCCGAGGTTGATACATATCGCATAGAGAGGTATATGCGCACAGCATTCCATCGTATCGAGGAACTCGGAGGCGAGATTGTTGTATTCAACAGTCCAGATGCAAGAAATATTCCCGAAGGCTTCTCTGATGATGAAGCCAGGCAGCAAATAATCGAGTTTGTCACTCTGGCCGGACGTATATCCGGCACCCATGGAATTACAGTTGCGATTCAACCTATAAGCTCTGCCGAATGCAATATGGTAAACACACTTGCCGATGCTCTTCAAATCGTGCATGATGCACATCACCCGTTTGTGAAACTGACTGCTGATCTTTATCAGATGAACCAGGAGAATGAGGGTCTGGATCAAATAATCAGGGCGCGCGCCGAAATCGTTCATGTTCACACATCCGACTATTCGCAGCCAGACTTTCTGGAAGTCCTCAAAGAAATTGGCTATAACGAGCGTATTTCAGTCAATTGTCGTGAAAGTGGCTCTGGTTCCGAGGCACTTCACCATCTCCGCAGACTCTACAGCGAAATCTTCTACTGA
- a CDS encoding creatininase family protein → MRYELTNPPNFEHARQSAPIAYLPWGAHEWHDKYNPLGTDTLKAQGICEELCAQTGGVVFPGVYCGHGTIKGDAESSFTLEFSRECVELLATEYLRQLAKAGFKVIVVLMGHYGCEHMEAIREVVSDFNDSHDDSVAWAFADFDMVGSGGCPNIGDACFETSYIMYLHSELVDTLCLPGECESLASSARGRAAVNMVVETASAEIQRLLKSKLSA, encoded by the coding sequence ATGAGATACGAACTGACAAACCCGCCAAATTTTGAGCATGCAAGGCAATCGGCGCCAATAGCCTATCTGCCATGGGGCGCTCATGAGTGGCATGATAAATATAATCCTCTCGGGACAGATACATTGAAAGCCCAGGGAATATGTGAGGAGTTGTGCGCTCAAACCGGCGGAGTGGTGTTTCCAGGAGTATATTGCGGTCATGGCACGATCAAAGGTGATGCCGAAAGCAGCTTCACCCTAGAGTTCAGCAGGGAATGTGTTGAACTGCTGGCCACTGAGTATCTACGTCAACTTGCAAAGGCTGGGTTCAAAGTAATTGTGGTCCTGATGGGTCACTACGGCTGTGAGCACATGGAAGCCATACGCGAGGTGGTATCCGATTTTAATGATAGCCATGATGATTCGGTTGCATGGGCATTTGCCGATTTCGATATGGTTGGTTCCGGGGGCTGCCCAAACATTGGTGATGCCTGTTTTGAGACATCATACATAATGTATCTCCATTCCGAGCTTGTGGATACTTTGTGTTTACCGGGGGAATGCGAATCTCTTGCGTCGTCGGCAAGAGGCAGAGCTGCAGTGAATATGGTAGTCGAAACAGCTTCGGCCGAGATTCAAAGACTGCTCAAGTCCAAATTGTCTGCCTGA
- a CDS encoding TIGR03960 family B12-binding radical SAM protein — MTLSATAFSLRGRINGVLPRVAKPARYTGGELNCVVKPLDEVSVRIALAFPDVYEVGMSNLGLRILYHILNSDAHTAAERVFAPAFDMEEQMRSAGIPLFSLESSLPVKDFDIVGFSLAYEMSYTTVLNMLDLAGIPIFASERTNDDPVIIAGGHCAANPEPMADFIDAFVIGDGEEVVLDIVGTYRTAKGDRKRVLHALSEIEGVYVPSLRSLDTHINARRVVDLEHAPFPDKLVVPFTETVHDRVALEIMRGCSRGCRFCQAGMLTRPVRERSLPTLCRQAKTLLDNTGYEEVALTSLSSADYSRIGDLVHTLIDTHEADKVGISLPSLRADAECVHLAADIQRVRKSGLTFAPEAGTQRLRDVINKNVTEDDLLNAVEAAVDYGWRRIKLYFMIGLPTETDEDLECIGRLVTSVIDIGRRHRAPLTLNVTLSPFVPKPHTPFQWRAMATLEELERKISVVRPLLRGKNISLSWHDPRCSRIEAALARGDRRLGKVIFGAWERGGRLEQDNFDHERWQCAFESAGLNITDFANREIPKDSALPWDHIDVGVSKEFLAREDEKASTGDTTPDCRLGTCSACGVRKQMVGAKCPPEMYQATLHPQPNTQSKILDTQFCRVMITFSKGESIRWIGHLDLLRVFERAVRMSGIDIVYSQGFNPRAKMSIASALPLGATADAELITLSIHPPIDLKDIVSRLQSALPEGIKLHNAEVLAENKRGPDVTGSELIVELSLPSGRFAADLQNAIDRLLSKSAIIREREKRGTIDIRPGIASIELCDPQGNRIRMRLRHLQFTVKPAEIVEELAGDIPEIRIISVHRSALLNGEL; from the coding sequence ATGACATTATCAGCTACGGCGTTCAGCTTGAGGGGACGGATTAATGGAGTTCTGCCCCGAGTAGCGAAACCCGCGAGATATACAGGCGGCGAACTCAACTGTGTTGTGAAGCCGCTGGATGAGGTGAGCGTAAGGATTGCGCTCGCTTTCCCGGATGTTTATGAAGTCGGCATGTCGAATCTCGGGTTGAGGATTCTCTATCACATCCTCAATTCCGATGCGCACACTGCCGCCGAGCGTGTTTTTGCGCCTGCATTCGATATGGAAGAACAAATGCGGAGCGCGGGCATTCCTCTCTTCTCGCTGGAGTCATCGCTGCCGGTAAAGGACTTCGATATAGTAGGCTTTTCATTGGCCTATGAGATGAGCTACACAACCGTCCTCAACATGCTGGATCTCGCCGGGATTCCCATATTTGCGTCTGAACGTACGAATGATGATCCGGTCATAATCGCCGGGGGTCACTGTGCTGCAAATCCCGAGCCTATGGCTGATTTCATCGATGCGTTCGTGATAGGTGACGGCGAGGAAGTTGTTCTGGATATAGTGGGCACCTATCGCACGGCAAAGGGCGATAGGAAGCGCGTGTTGCATGCGTTATCTGAGATTGAGGGCGTGTATGTGCCGAGCTTGCGTAGTCTCGATACCCATATAAATGCCAGGCGCGTGGTTGACTTGGAGCACGCACCGTTCCCGGACAAACTGGTCGTGCCGTTTACAGAAACGGTACATGACCGGGTTGCACTTGAGATAATGAGAGGCTGCAGCAGAGGCTGCAGATTTTGCCAGGCGGGCATGTTGACCCGGCCTGTGCGCGAACGCTCTCTGCCGACGCTGTGCCGTCAGGCGAAGACGCTCCTTGACAATACTGGTTATGAAGAGGTTGCCCTTACATCGCTTTCCAGCGCTGATTATTCGCGCATAGGCGATTTGGTGCACACTTTGATAGACACACACGAGGCTGATAAGGTGGGTATATCGCTGCCGAGCCTGAGAGCCGATGCTGAGTGTGTGCATCTGGCGGCTGATATTCAGAGGGTCAGAAAGAGCGGGCTGACGTTTGCGCCCGAGGCCGGGACTCAGCGCCTGCGCGATGTGATAAACAAAAATGTGACTGAAGATGATTTGCTAAATGCCGTCGAGGCAGCCGTAGATTACGGCTGGAGAAGGATTAAACTATATTTTATGATTGGGCTGCCGACCGAAACTGACGAAGATCTCGAATGTATCGGCAGGCTGGTAACAAGTGTGATCGATATTGGTCGAAGACACAGGGCTCCACTGACCCTCAACGTGACGCTCTCGCCGTTTGTGCCCAAACCTCATACACCCTTCCAATGGCGTGCGATGGCGACTTTGGAGGAACTGGAGCGCAAAATTTCCGTTGTAAGGCCACTGTTGCGCGGTAAGAATATTTCACTTAGCTGGCATGACCCAAGGTGCAGCCGGATTGAGGCTGCGCTTGCCAGGGGCGATAGACGACTCGGTAAAGTGATTTTTGGTGCATGGGAGCGCGGCGGCAGGCTTGAGCAGGATAATTTCGATCATGAGCGCTGGCAGTGTGCATTTGAGTCGGCTGGGTTGAATATTACGGATTTTGCTAATCGTGAGATTCCAAAGGATTCGGCTTTGCCTTGGGATCATATAGATGTGGGTGTATCGAAAGAATTTCTTGCGCGCGAAGATGAAAAGGCTTCGACTGGCGATACGACGCCGGATTGCCGTTTGGGAACATGCTCGGCCTGCGGTGTCCGCAAGCAGATGGTTGGAGCGAAGTGTCCGCCTGAAATGTACCAAGCAACCCTTCACCCCCAACCAAATACTCAATCTAAAATACTAGATACTCAATTTTGTCGTGTGATGATTACCTTCAGCAAGGGTGAAAGCATTCGATGGATTGGTCATCTCGATCTGTTGAGAGTATTTGAGCGTGCAGTCAGGATGTCTGGAATTGACATTGTATACAGCCAGGGGTTCAATCCCCGGGCGAAGATGTCAATCGCATCCGCGCTTCCTCTTGGCGCGACAGCTGATGCCGAACTGATAACTCTGAGCATCCATCCTCCAATCGACCTCAAAGATATCGTTTCAAGGCTTCAGTCAGCGCTGCCCGAGGGGATAAAGCTGCATAATGCCGAGGTTCTTGCTGAGAATAAGAGAGGACCCGACGTAACAGGCAGCGAACTTATAGTTGAACTCAGCCTGCCGAGCGGTCGGTTTGCCGCCGATCTACAAAACGCAATCGATCGGCTCCTGAGCAAGTCTGCAATAATTCGTGAGCGTGAAAAGCGTGGAACCATAGATATTCGCCCCGGAATAGCGTCTATAGAGTTGTGTGACCCGCAAGGCAATCGTATTCGTATGAGGCTCAGGCACCTTCAGTTCACCGTAAAGCCCGCCGAGATTGTTGAAGAGTTAGCCGGAGATATTCCGGAAATACGCATTATATCGGTCCATCGGTCGGCACTGCTGAATGGTGAGCTTTAA